Proteins from a genomic interval of Streptomyces fodineus:
- a CDS encoding Zn-ribbon domain-containing OB-fold protein, whose amino-acid sequence MLNPVTDTAGAPFWEYAARGELRVQACGDCHEPRFPPRPCCPHCQSFASEWRLTGGRGRIWSYVVPHPPLLPGYAEQAPYNVVVVELEDAPRIRLVGNLVTHAGAPLNSLDPQRLRIGARVQVVFGDGGLPRWVLV is encoded by the coding sequence ATGCTGAACCCCGTCACCGACACCGCCGGCGCCCCGTTCTGGGAGTACGCCGCCCGGGGTGAACTGCGCGTCCAGGCCTGCGGCGACTGCCACGAACCCCGCTTCCCGCCCCGCCCTTGCTGCCCGCATTGCCAGTCCTTCGCGAGCGAGTGGCGGCTCACCGGCGGGCGCGGACGGATCTGGTCGTACGTCGTGCCGCATCCGCCCCTCCTGCCCGGCTACGCGGAACAGGCGCCGTACAACGTCGTCGTGGTGGAGCTGGAGGACGCGCCGCGCATACGGCTGGTCGGGAATCTGGTCACCCACGCCGGCGCGCCCCTCAACTCCCTGGATCCACAAAGGCTCAGGATCGGCGCCCGGGTCCAGGTCGTCTTCGGCGACGGCGGGCTGCCCCGGTGGGTGCTCGTATGA
- a CDS encoding enoyl-CoA hydratase/isomerase family protein produces the protein MNGVRVEADKVTGVAVVTLDRPQRLNAIDLDTAHELKETWRALRFDDSVRAVVLTGSGERAFCTGIDRDVVVPQPSSPYMQDDPLLAVGPKANDLWKPVVAAVRGMACGGAFYLLGECEFVVADPTAVFFDPHTTYGMVSAYESMLMAARMPYGEAARMMLMGTAERISARRAHEIGLVSEVTEEGEALAGAVRCASVIAGYPPKGVQGTVRALWAAGQAALAQAFAQAPSLIALGNLPAEGQAELFGNRDRTEPRTR, from the coding sequence ATGAACGGCGTGCGGGTCGAGGCCGACAAGGTCACCGGGGTCGCCGTCGTCACCCTCGACCGGCCGCAGCGGCTCAACGCCATCGACCTGGACACGGCTCACGAACTCAAGGAGACCTGGCGGGCGTTGCGGTTCGACGACTCCGTGCGGGCCGTCGTGCTCACCGGGAGCGGGGAGCGGGCGTTCTGCACCGGGATCGACCGGGACGTCGTCGTACCGCAGCCCTCGTCGCCCTACATGCAGGACGATCCGCTGCTGGCCGTCGGGCCGAAGGCGAACGACCTGTGGAAGCCGGTCGTGGCCGCGGTACGCGGGATGGCCTGCGGGGGTGCCTTCTACCTGCTGGGCGAGTGCGAGTTCGTCGTCGCCGATCCGACGGCCGTCTTCTTCGATCCGCACACCACCTACGGCATGGTCAGCGCCTACGAGTCCATGCTGATGGCCGCCCGGATGCCGTACGGGGAGGCGGCCCGGATGATGCTCATGGGGACCGCCGAGCGGATCTCCGCGCGGCGGGCCCACGAGATCGGGCTCGTGTCGGAAGTCACGGAGGAAGGTGAGGCGTTGGCGGGCGCCGTGCGCTGTGCCTCCGTCATCGCCGGGTATCCGCCGAAGGGGGTGCAGGGCACCGTGCGGGCGCTGTGGGCAGCCGGACAGGCGGCCCTGGCCCAGGCGTTCGCCCAGGCCCCCTCGCTCATCGCGCTCGGCAATCTGCCGGCCGAGGGGCAGGCGGAGCTGTTCGGGAACAGGGACCGTACCGAGCCGCGGACACGGTGA
- a CDS encoding lipid-transfer protein, translating into MAATGLKDATAIVGIGQTPFARQLAEDEKTLACRAVLAALDDAGIAPGEVDALASYTMEETDEVELAKAVGFGDLTFFSKVGYGGGGSCATVAHLAAAIASGQATVGVAWRSRKRGSGPRPWTNTAVQLPTPAQWTRPFGLLRPADEIAMLARRYMHEYGATRDHLFNVALACRNRANQNPAAVMYERPLTREMYMTSRWISEPLCLFDNCLETDGALACVLVSRERARDCARRPVYVHSAAQGLPAQHHGMVNYWNDDPLTGPSWTAARHLWKHADFTPEDVDVAQIYDAFSVLIPLSLEGYGFCGRGEGGAFTEGGALEIGGRLPLNTSGGGLSEAYVHGFNLVNEGVKQLRGTSTAQVPGAATCLVTAGEGVPTSALLLRS; encoded by the coding sequence ATGGCAGCAACCGGGCTCAAGGACGCCACCGCCATCGTCGGGATCGGACAGACCCCGTTCGCCAGGCAGCTCGCGGAGGACGAGAAGACGCTTGCCTGCCGGGCCGTGCTCGCCGCGCTCGACGACGCGGGGATCGCGCCCGGTGAGGTCGACGCACTCGCCTCCTACACCATGGAGGAGACCGACGAGGTCGAGCTCGCGAAGGCCGTCGGGTTCGGGGATCTCACCTTCTTCAGCAAGGTCGGGTACGGCGGCGGCGGTTCCTGTGCCACCGTCGCCCATCTCGCCGCCGCCATCGCCTCGGGGCAGGCCACGGTCGGCGTCGCCTGGCGGTCACGGAAGCGGGGCAGCGGGCCCCGGCCCTGGACGAACACCGCCGTACAGCTGCCCACTCCGGCCCAGTGGACCCGGCCCTTCGGGCTGCTCCGGCCCGCCGACGAGATCGCCATGCTGGCACGGCGGTACATGCACGAGTACGGCGCCACCCGCGACCACCTCTTCAACGTCGCCCTCGCCTGCCGCAACCGCGCCAACCAGAATCCGGCGGCCGTCATGTACGAACGGCCGCTCACCCGCGAGATGTACATGACCTCCCGCTGGATCAGCGAGCCGCTCTGCCTCTTCGACAACTGCCTGGAGACCGACGGGGCCCTCGCCTGTGTCCTCGTGTCCAGGGAACGCGCCCGGGACTGCGCCAGGAGACCCGTGTACGTCCACTCCGCCGCCCAGGGGCTGCCCGCCCAGCACCACGGCATGGTCAACTACTGGAACGACGACCCCCTCACCGGGCCCTCCTGGACGGCCGCCCGGCACTTGTGGAAACACGCCGACTTCACGCCGGAGGACGTCGACGTGGCGCAGATCTATGACGCCTTCAGCGTCCTCATCCCGCTCTCGCTGGAGGGGTACGGCTTCTGCGGGCGGGGGGAAGGGGGCGCCTTCACCGAGGGAGGGGCCCTGGAGATCGGCGGGCGGCTCCCCCTCAACACCAGCGGCGGCGGGCTCAGCGAGGCCTATGTGCACGGCTTCAACCTCGTCAACGAAGGGGTGAAGCAGCTGCGCGGCACCAGTACCGCCCAGGTGCCCGGTGCCGCCACCTGTCTGGTCACGGCCGGTGAGGGCGTGCCCACCTCCGCTCTCCTGCTCAGGAGCTGA
- a CDS encoding PQQ-binding-like beta-propeller repeat protein — protein MVDQLTQHDPRRIGPFEVLGRLGAGGMGLVYLARSASGRRVAIKTVRTELAEDQLFRVRFTREVEAARAVSGFYTAAVVDADPRAAVPWLATAYVPAPSLEEIVNDCGPLPAQAVRWLAAGVAEALQSIHGAGLVHRDLKPSNVLVVEDGPRVIDFGIASGVSNTRLTMTNVAVGTPAYMSPEQAKDSRSVTGASDVFSLGSMLVFAATGHPPFHGANPVETVFMLLREGPDLTGLPDELRPLIEVCMQMEATARPTPADLQAQLAPHLFGSGSDDSGTASAWLPEKAVALIEARRGGRPAAKPAPAPAGGPRSGGRAAVPPPPPYDPSVAVGAPDIGPVRLAGAQVPIGPGPRVADARAAAVKAPPPEAGLVASWSRPRPGVAGADPAAAPVPPQPPETANGWRPWRFRMSNEVWGTPAVDGDLVYVTSFEVHALDVATGRRRFKTRDVAWSMAVADGRILASDGPTLFALDAREGTDLWRLSTDAWVYSLKADHGTVVTGTRGGGVQAWEAANGQKLWEIAGCQTDFESPEAGPLVHDGTVYVWQDARLRALEARTGEERWSYPVGDAASCGGVPVRLTPAPDGYVYVCAGTRVLAIDAASGMVRWHFEAPAVFLCPPAFAPGPAVTGGGLYLADYLGTVYALDATDGRDRWRIATEARSSIEPVLVAAGHVHVGSGKGLYTLDAVTGTPKWRFQAGGDVVGAPAVAEGRIHFGSTDHLLYTLKSDDGRLRWKLATGGEITGSPVVKDGVVYACSKDRCVYALDAEKGTGTARTA, from the coding sequence GCTCGGCGTCCGGCCGGCGCGTGGCGATCAAGACGGTGCGCACCGAGCTGGCCGAGGACCAGCTGTTCCGGGTCCGCTTCACCCGTGAGGTGGAGGCGGCCCGCGCGGTCTCCGGTTTCTACACGGCGGCCGTTGTCGACGCCGACCCGCGCGCCGCCGTGCCCTGGCTGGCCACGGCGTATGTCCCGGCGCCCTCGCTCGAGGAGATAGTGAACGACTGCGGGCCGCTCCCGGCCCAGGCCGTGCGCTGGCTCGCCGCGGGCGTGGCGGAGGCCCTCCAGTCCATCCACGGCGCCGGGCTGGTCCACCGCGACCTCAAGCCGTCCAACGTGCTCGTGGTCGAGGACGGCCCCCGGGTGATCGACTTCGGCATCGCCTCCGGGGTCTCCAACACCCGGCTGACCATGACGAACGTCGCCGTCGGCACCCCCGCCTACATGTCCCCGGAGCAGGCGAAGGACTCCCGCAGCGTCACCGGCGCCAGCGATGTCTTCTCGCTCGGCTCCATGCTGGTCTTCGCGGCCACCGGTCACCCGCCCTTCCACGGCGCCAACCCGGTCGAGACCGTCTTCATGCTGCTGCGCGAGGGCCCGGACCTCACCGGCCTGCCCGACGAGCTGCGCCCGCTCATCGAGGTCTGCATGCAGATGGAGGCCACCGCCCGGCCCACCCCGGCCGACCTCCAGGCCCAGCTCGCACCCCACCTCTTCGGCTCCGGCTCCGACGACAGCGGCACCGCCTCCGCCTGGCTGCCCGAGAAGGCCGTCGCCCTGATCGAGGCCCGCCGCGGCGGCCGCCCCGCCGCCAAGCCCGCCCCGGCCCCGGCCGGCGGCCCCAGGAGCGGCGGCCGTGCGGCCGTACCCCCGCCGCCGCCGTACGACCCGTCCGTCGCCGTCGGCGCTCCCGACATCGGTCCGGTCCGGCTGGCCGGCGCCCAGGTGCCCATCGGCCCCGGCCCGCGCGTCGCCGACGCCCGCGCCGCCGCCGTCAAGGCACCCCCGCCGGAGGCCGGCCTGGTCGCCAGCTGGTCCCGCCCGCGCCCCGGCGTCGCCGGCGCCGACCCCGCCGCGGCACCCGTCCCGCCCCAGCCCCCGGAGACCGCGAACGGCTGGCGGCCCTGGCGGTTCCGCATGTCCAACGAGGTCTGGGGCACCCCCGCCGTCGACGGCGACCTGGTCTACGTCACCTCCTTCGAGGTGCACGCCCTGGACGTGGCCACCGGCAGGCGGCGCTTCAAGACGCGGGACGTCGCCTGGTCCATGGCCGTGGCGGACGGCCGGATCCTTGCCTCCGACGGCCCGACCCTGTTCGCCCTGGACGCCCGCGAGGGCACCGATCTGTGGCGGCTGTCCACGGACGCCTGGGTCTACTCCCTCAAGGCCGACCACGGCACGGTCGTCACCGGCACCCGCGGCGGCGGCGTGCAGGCCTGGGAGGCCGCGAACGGCCAGAAGCTGTGGGAGATCGCCGGCTGCCAGACCGACTTCGAGTCCCCCGAGGCCGGCCCGCTCGTCCACGACGGCACGGTCTACGTCTGGCAGGACGCCCGGCTGCGCGCCCTGGAGGCCCGCACCGGCGAGGAGCGCTGGTCGTACCCGGTCGGCGACGCGGCCTCCTGCGGCGGCGTGCCGGTCCGCCTGACCCCCGCCCCCGACGGTTACGTGTACGTCTGCGCCGGCACCCGGGTCCTCGCCATCGACGCGGCGAGCGGCATGGTCCGCTGGCACTTCGAGGCGCCCGCGGTCTTCCTGTGCCCGCCGGCCTTCGCCCCGGGCCCGGCGGTCACCGGTGGCGGCCTCTACCTGGCGGACTATCTGGGCACCGTCTACGCCCTGGACGCCACCGACGGCCGTGACCGCTGGCGCATCGCCACGGAGGCCCGCTCGTCCATCGAGCCGGTGCTGGTGGCGGCCGGTCACGTCCACGTGGGCAGCGGCAAGGGCCTGTACACCCTGGACGCGGTCACCGGCACGCCCAAGTGGCGCTTCCAGGCGGGCGGCGACGTCGTGGGCGCCCCCGCGGTGGCGGAGGGCCGTATCCACTTCGGCTCCACCGACCATCTGCTCTACACCCTGAAGTCCGACGACGGCCGCCTGCGCTGGAAGCTGGCGACGGGCGGCGAGATCACCGGCTCCCCGGTGGTCAAGGACGGCGTGGTGTACGCGTGCAGCAAGGACCGGTGCGTGTACGCGCTGGACGCGGAGAAGGGGACGGGCACGGCCCGCACGGCGTGA